A window of Paenibacillus polygoni contains these coding sequences:
- a CDS encoding UDP-glucose dehydrogenase family protein, with translation MNILVIGTGYVGTTTALVFAEMGWKVTGLDTDQQKLNQLQNGILYFHEPGLKELLIKHNSSGQLQFTSNKKEAIQKSDVIFICVGTPSRPDGSADLSYVKQVAEDVAYHMNGYKLVVNKSTVPVGTQEKVTEWISESNRHAHPYDVASNPEFLREGKALEDSLHPDRIIIGTKSDRAAKLLQQLYSSMTCEIIETTPRTAELIKYASNAFLATKISYMNELSRLSDRLDVDIREVAKGMGLDLRIGSRFLQAGIGYGGSCFPKDVSALQQTAEENGMKLQILEQVVNVNKSQYLYMLDKAKKKLGDFAGKKAAVLGLAFKPDTDDIREAPSLRLIQDLLGQQATVHLYDPIAKLPASFTHDHLTVASMAEDVFKEADAVFICTEWTMFQELDWKSIHPQMKQPNLFDGRNMLDAKTMKSFGYYYEGIGYK, from the coding sequence ATGAATATACTTGTGATTGGCACAGGGTATGTGGGAACAACAACAGCTTTGGTATTTGCCGAAATGGGATGGAAGGTTACGGGGCTTGACACAGATCAGCAGAAATTAAATCAACTGCAAAATGGTATTTTATATTTTCATGAACCCGGCTTAAAGGAACTGCTGATAAAACATAATAGTTCAGGTCAACTTCAATTCACTTCTAATAAGAAAGAAGCCATCCAAAAAAGTGACGTCATATTTATTTGTGTGGGGACACCTTCACGTCCAGACGGGAGTGCAGATCTATCCTATGTGAAACAGGTAGCAGAAGATGTGGCTTATCATATGAATGGCTATAAACTTGTCGTAAATAAAAGTACCGTTCCCGTAGGGACACAGGAAAAAGTGACGGAATGGATCTCAGAATCGAATCGGCATGCACACCCTTATGATGTCGCGTCTAATCCTGAATTTTTACGTGAGGGAAAGGCATTAGAAGATTCATTACATCCGGACCGTATTATTATTGGAACAAAAAGTGACCGAGCGGCGAAATTACTCCAGCAGCTGTATTCCTCTATGACTTGTGAAATCATCGAAACGACCCCGCGCACGGCCGAACTCATTAAATATGCATCCAATGCATTCCTTGCCACCAAAATTTCTTATATGAATGAACTTTCCAGATTAAGTGATCGACTAGATGTAGATATCAGAGAGGTAGCTAAAGGCATGGGTCTCGATCTTAGAATTGGGTCAAGATTCTTGCAAGCCGGAATTGGCTATGGAGGATCCTGCTTTCCAAAGGATGTATCTGCGCTGCAGCAAACCGCAGAAGAGAACGGAATGAAACTTCAGATATTAGAACAAGTAGTAAACGTAAATAAAAGTCAGTATCTATACATGCTTGATAAAGCGAAGAAGAAACTAGGAGATTTTGCAGGCAAAAAAGCAGCGGTGCTAGGGTTGGCATTTAAACCAGACACAGACGACATCCGTGAAGCTCCGTCCCTTCGTTTGATTCAGGACTTACTCGGTCAGCAAGCCACCGTTCATCTATATGACCCGATCGCAAAATTACCTGCTAGTTTCACACATGACCATCTAACCGTTGCTTCTATGGCTGAAGATGTATTTAAAGAGGCAGATGCCGTATTCATATGTACCGAATGGACCATGTTTCAAGAGCTGGACTGGAAATCAATACATCCGCAAATGAAGCAACCAAACCTTTTTGATGGACGGAATATGCTTGATGCCAAGACCATGAAGTCATTCGGTTACTACTATGAGGGCATTGGATATAAGTAG
- a CDS encoding sugar phosphate nucleotidyltransferase — MKGLILCAGKGTRLYPFTVSYPKTLIPVANVPLLHGCIDKLIDQNITEIGIVIHPSQESSIRESVQKIDEQNMRITYIYQRKPAGIANAILQAKDFIGEESFILLLGDNLISTSLEILKDQVDIEKNDAALLLAEVDHPQDYGIAEVTGSKIVRLEEKPQKPKSNLAVLGAYAFSSSIFKAAETIKPSARGEYEITDAIQWLIQEGYPVAYQKTEISSIDVGTVERWITANRKMLKEMPYESNIHPSVIVKNSTIFGPVSIEQNCVIEDAVIGPYVSIGESSTINGCSIQDSILLSHVHLKKIGHPLRKMVVGSGSTWVGIEQKGEDQG, encoded by the coding sequence TTGAAAGGACTAATCCTATGTGCAGGAAAAGGAACCCGGTTATATCCATTCACCGTTTCTTATCCCAAAACATTGATTCCTGTAGCGAACGTCCCATTGCTTCACGGATGCATTGATAAATTAATCGATCAAAACATAACCGAGATTGGGATCGTGATCCATCCTTCTCAGGAATCTAGTATTAGAGAGAGTGTGCAAAAGATAGACGAACAAAATATGAGAATTACGTATATCTATCAACGAAAGCCTGCCGGGATTGCAAATGCAATCTTGCAGGCGAAGGATTTTATTGGTGAGGAATCCTTCATATTGCTGCTAGGAGATAATCTAATCTCTACTTCACTAGAGATACTCAAAGATCAAGTGGATATTGAGAAGAATGATGCTGCTTTATTGTTAGCTGAGGTGGATCATCCTCAAGATTATGGAATTGCCGAGGTGACTGGCTCAAAAATTGTAAGACTGGAAGAAAAACCGCAAAAGCCTAAATCCAATCTTGCTGTGCTGGGTGCTTATGCTTTTTCATCGTCCATCTTTAAGGCAGCCGAAACGATCAAACCTTCCGCTAGAGGGGAATACGAAATCACGGATGCGATCCAGTGGCTGATTCAGGAAGGGTATCCCGTTGCTTATCAAAAGACAGAAATATCGAGTATTGATGTAGGAACCGTAGAAAGATGGATTACAGCCAACCGAAAAATGCTGAAAGAAATGCCGTATGAGAGTAATATTCATCCTTCGGTTATTGTAAAAAACAGTACGATATTTGGACCTGTCTCTATTGAACAGAACTGTGTTATAGAAGATGCGGTGATTGGTCCTTATGTATCAATTGGAGAGAGTTCGACAATAAATGGCTGCTCTATACAGGATAGTATCCTCCTCAGCCATGTTCATCTAAAGAAAATAGGGCACCCCCTTCGGAAGATGGTGGTTGGCTCAGGTTCTACTTGGGTCGGGATCGAACAAAAAGGAGAAGATCAGGGATGA
- a CDS encoding glycosyltransferase, with protein sequence MKIVQVSTNSLPVPPIDYGGTQRDVYYLTEELVNRGHEVILFAKKGSNTRATKTFEYPSDSKEDQLAFIIKNTPSDVDIIHDHYGIVAKSNPPIPTIRNSHSKSAAGSQIPVFVSKKIRDINKKGYYVHNGIRLSDYPYKKKKKGYLLFIGRMMSGKGVHLAVEVAQKTGKELIIAGTFNNNPNYVAYFNEQIKPHLNDKIRFIGPVGGEQKMKLLSEASCVLFTSTWNEPFGLVLIEALACGTPVLAFKAGAIPEVLHGLPQLLCNNVNEMSRKVKSGKSYPSPKACRLYVKKYYSDKVMTDNFLKLYKKVIKKKKYKVTKNSTWNKRKAIIDKELNR encoded by the coding sequence TTGAAGATTGTTCAAGTATCAACAAATTCACTCCCCGTACCGCCTATTGATTACGGGGGTACGCAGCGAGATGTGTATTATCTTACAGAGGAACTTGTTAATCGCGGTCATGAAGTGATCCTCTTTGCCAAAAAAGGCTCAAACACTCGCGCCACGAAAACATTTGAATATCCATCGGATAGTAAAGAAGATCAACTGGCTTTTATTATCAAAAACACGCCTTCTGATGTAGATATCATTCATGACCACTACGGCATTGTAGCCAAGTCTAATCCTCCAATTCCGACGATCCGTAATTCACACTCTAAAAGTGCGGCAGGAAGCCAAATCCCTGTGTTTGTCAGTAAAAAAATAAGAGATATCAATAAAAAAGGCTATTACGTTCATAACGGTATTCGTTTAAGTGACTATCCTTATAAAAAGAAGAAAAAAGGTTACTTACTCTTTATTGGCAGAATGATGAGCGGAAAAGGAGTCCATCTTGCCGTTGAGGTCGCCCAGAAAACAGGCAAAGAGCTTATTATTGCAGGAACCTTTAATAACAACCCAAATTATGTAGCTTACTTTAATGAACAAATTAAACCGCACTTAAATGACAAGATCCGGTTTATCGGTCCTGTTGGCGGTGAACAAAAAATGAAACTGTTATCCGAAGCAAGCTGTGTCCTATTCACTTCGACTTGGAATGAACCCTTTGGTCTAGTTCTTATTGAAGCACTGGCTTGCGGCACCCCCGTGCTTGCGTTCAAAGCGGGAGCCATTCCTGAAGTGCTGCATGGCTTACCACAGCTGCTCTGTAATAATGTGAATGAGATGTCACGCAAAGTGAAAAGCGGTAAATCGTATCCATCACCAAAAGCATGCCGCTTGTATGTTAAAAAATATTATTCAGATAAAGTAATGACAGATAACTTTTTAAAACTCTATAAAAAAGTCATTAAAAAGAAAAAATATAAAGTTACGAAAAATTCCACGTGGAATAAAAGAAAAGCGATTATAGATAAGGAGTTGAACAGATAA
- a CDS encoding glycosyltransferase: MASIIACTMRPEFMDNIFSNYERQEWHNKELIIILNNDSMSLKTWKRKAKDYDNVRVYKLPERYTLGKCLNWAIKRAKGTFIAKFDDDDYYGPHYLKESLLALKAKKAPIVGKHSTYVYFEEKKALMEYRKGKEHMLGRRLKGGTLFFRKNVWKKIKFPEDTIGGSDAKWLKKCYNAGYKIYYVSSKNYVCVRRKNIQSHTQKRDTKQYMKSCELVAYTDDFVNFATANIPDDYEEHAKNSFSYESY, translated from the coding sequence ATGGCTTCTATCATCGCTTGCACCATGAGACCTGAATTCATGGATAACATTTTCTCAAATTATGAACGGCAGGAGTGGCATAATAAGGAGCTAATCATTATTTTAAATAACGACAGTATGAGTCTGAAAACATGGAAGAGAAAAGCAAAAGATTATGATAATGTGAGAGTTTATAAGCTCCCCGAGCGGTACACATTAGGAAAATGTCTGAATTGGGCAATTAAAAGAGCAAAGGGAACTTTTATCGCCAAATTCGATGATGATGATTACTATGGTCCCCATTATTTAAAGGAGTCTCTCCTCGCCTTGAAGGCAAAAAAAGCACCCATCGTTGGTAAACACTCCACTTATGTGTACTTCGAAGAAAAGAAAGCACTTATGGAATATCGTAAAGGAAAAGAACACATGCTCGGAAGAAGACTGAAAGGCGGTACGTTGTTCTTTCGAAAAAACGTATGGAAAAAAATCAAGTTTCCGGAAGATACGATCGGAGGCTCTGACGCGAAATGGTTGAAAAAGTGCTACAACGCAGGATACAAAATCTATTATGTCTCAAGTAAGAACTACGTCTGTGTTCGCCGAAAAAACATCCAATCTCATACGCAAAAAAGAGATACCAAGCAGTATATGAAATCTTGTGAACTTGTCGCCTATACGGATGATTTTGTAAACTTTGCAACTGCTAATATTCCTGATGATTATGAGGAGCATGCAAAGAATTCTTTTTCATATGAATCCTATTAA
- a CDS encoding PIG-L family deacetylase — MINKLMIVAHPDDEIIFGGAFLLAEKGWKVICVTNARNKIRSKEFRKVMKDIGADYEMWDYKDKWGGDFNRKSLKRDIERVLKANPEINMIVTHSKGGEYGHSQHKALHEIVKEIAPDKLYIFKRSKQKLAKGVLKRKYTLLKRYKSQDIDWLRKYIEHENVRKYK; from the coding sequence ATGATAAACAAACTTATGATTGTCGCTCATCCGGATGACGAGATTATCTTTGGAGGAGCTTTTCTTTTAGCTGAAAAAGGATGGAAGGTCATTTGTGTAACAAATGCGAGAAACAAAATTCGTTCCAAAGAGTTCAGAAAAGTAATGAAAGACATTGGAGCTGACTATGAGATGTGGGACTACAAGGATAAATGGGGAGGAGATTTCAACCGAAAGTCATTAAAGAGAGATATAGAGAGAGTGCTTAAAGCGAATCCCGAAATTAATATGATCGTCACCCATAGTAAAGGAGGAGAGTACGGTCACTCACAGCATAAAGCGCTGCATGAGATTGTGAAAGAGATCGCACCGGATAAGCTCTATATTTTTAAACGTTCGAAGCAAAAATTGGCTAAAGGAGTATTAAAAAGAAAATACACGCTCCTAAAACGATATAAAAGCCAAGATATTGATTGGCTGAGAAAATATATTGAACACGAGAATGTACGAAAATACAAATAA
- a CDS encoding glycosyltransferase, translated as MEALRLLMIIDKFEVGGTETYVSAVVEEMSKRKIAVYVAGKPGSLLSKFKAIGCPTFTSIRNQAKFERWILKHKINMINAHHETTGLLGSHLSKKLKIPFIFTIHGTYYPRSLINRVLKKCDERKAVISVSFPVKKWLEEKNISSIVIPNGINTEQFIYSKNRELLKQLGIPRKSKVLLYVSRLEDEKGDVCKNFIRAAQRFMDKDADVHVVIVGGGPDLNSVRKLAAKKHAQRIHILGERLDTVSLFSISDVVIGTGRVALEAMSCKRPVIAIGSKGVFGIVKPENYNVAWKYYFGDHRAKQTVDTKRIERLIGIALRSKKTSAVWGNAGREFVKNKFHISGITDKLLAVYHKMI; from the coding sequence ATGGAAGCATTACGTTTACTCATGATTATAGATAAGTTCGAGGTAGGTGGAACAGAGACCTATGTATCCGCTGTCGTAGAAGAAATGTCAAAACGAAAGATTGCTGTGTATGTAGCAGGTAAACCAGGGAGTCTACTGTCAAAGTTTAAAGCCATTGGTTGTCCTACTTTTACGAGTATTCGTAATCAGGCCAAGTTTGAGAGATGGATATTGAAACATAAGATTAACATGATTAATGCTCATCACGAAACGACAGGATTACTTGGAAGCCATCTCAGTAAGAAACTGAAAATCCCTTTTATATTCACCATTCACGGAACCTATTATCCGCGCTCCCTGATTAATCGAGTCCTCAAGAAATGTGACGAACGTAAGGCTGTAATTAGTGTCAGTTTTCCCGTGAAAAAATGGCTAGAAGAAAAAAATATCTCCTCCATTGTGATCCCAAATGGTATCAATACAGAACAATTTATATATAGCAAAAATAGAGAACTTCTTAAACAGCTTGGCATACCGCGAAAATCGAAGGTGCTTTTGTATGTCAGTCGATTAGAAGATGAAAAAGGAGATGTCTGTAAAAATTTTATTCGAGCGGCTCAGCGTTTTATGGATAAAGATGCGGACGTACATGTGGTGATTGTCGGCGGGGGTCCTGATCTGAATAGTGTTAGAAAACTAGCTGCAAAAAAACACGCTCAGCGTATTCACATATTAGGAGAGCGACTAGACACGGTCTCTTTATTCTCCATCAGTGATGTAGTAATAGGCACAGGAAGAGTGGCTCTTGAAGCGATGTCCTGTAAACGTCCCGTTATTGCGATCGGCAGCAAAGGGGTCTTTGGTATTGTGAAGCCAGAAAACTATAATGTGGCCTGGAAGTATTATTTTGGCGATCACAGAGCGAAACAAACGGTCGATACAAAAAGAATTGAGCGTTTAATCGGGATTGCACTTCGTTCGAAAAAAACATCTGCCGTATGGGGAAACGCAGGGCGAGAGTTTGTTAAAAATAAGTTTCATATATCGGGTATCACAGATAAATTACTCGCTGTATACCACAAGATGATCTAA
- a CDS encoding glycoside hydrolase family 88/105 protein: MVLIQSEYKWATKVAGSIMERTPKLYAGEGYNGKWSYDYGVILKGFAKLWKITGEAPYFQYIRDNMDHFIQDDGTIRGYRQEEYNIDHINNGKLLFVLYSETGEEKYKQAASLLRDQLRSHPRTSEGAFWHKQVYPHQIWLDGLYMGAPFYLEYLLNFEPDGDMEDVTRQFIICERHTKDEQTGLLFHAWDEKREQPWADPVTGLSPNFWGRSLGWYVMALVDVLELLPANHQDRGELIRILNDTLTALRKVQDPHTGVWYQVVNEVSRKGNYLEASASSMIVYAIAKGLRLNLLSSEWLDVLDQAYAGLIAEFILETKEGWVNLNKNCQVAGLGGSSRRDGTYAYYISEPIITNDQKGLGAFLQASTEYENLNRSAL, encoded by the coding sequence ATGGTCCTGATTCAATCAGAGTATAAGTGGGCAACAAAGGTGGCTGGTTCCATTATGGAACGAACACCTAAGCTGTATGCGGGTGAAGGTTATAATGGAAAATGGTCGTATGATTACGGTGTAATATTAAAAGGGTTCGCGAAGCTTTGGAAGATTACCGGTGAGGCTCCTTATTTTCAGTATATTCGGGACAATATGGACCACTTTATTCAAGATGATGGTACGATCCGAGGATACCGCCAGGAAGAATATAATATAGATCATATTAATAATGGTAAGCTTCTGTTTGTACTATACAGTGAGACAGGTGAGGAAAAATATAAACAGGCTGCTAGTCTTCTTCGCGATCAGCTTCGCAGTCATCCGCGCACTTCGGAAGGCGCTTTTTGGCATAAACAAGTATACCCACATCAGATCTGGCTGGATGGGCTTTATATGGGGGCGCCTTTTTACTTAGAGTATTTGCTGAATTTTGAACCAGATGGGGATATGGAAGATGTAACCCGGCAATTTATTATTTGTGAACGACATACCAAAGACGAGCAGACGGGACTCTTATTCCATGCTTGGGACGAGAAACGGGAACAGCCGTGGGCAGATCCAGTAACGGGTTTGTCACCGAACTTTTGGGGAAGGTCACTTGGATGGTATGTGATGGCTTTAGTAGATGTCCTGGAACTTTTGCCAGCAAATCACCAAGATCGGGGGGAGCTTATTCGGATCTTAAACGATACACTAACTGCTCTTCGTAAGGTGCAAGATCCACATACGGGAGTATGGTATCAAGTCGTGAATGAAGTCTCACGCAAAGGAAACTACTTGGAAGCTTCCGCTTCGAGTATGATTGTGTACGCCATAGCGAAAGGACTTCGTCTGAATTTGCTCTCTTCGGAATGGTTAGACGTACTAGATCAAGCATATGCTGGCCTTATTGCTGAATTTATTCTGGAGACAAAAGAAGGCTGGGTAAACCTGAATAAAAATTGTCAGGTTGCAGGTCTTGGCGGCAGTTCCCGCCGAGATGGAACTTATGCTTACTATATCAGTGAACCGATCATTACGAATGATCAAAAGGGACTGGGAGCATTTTTGCAGGCAAGTACTGAATATGAGAATCTGAACCGGTCCGCACTTTAA
- a CDS encoding phytanoyl-CoA dioxygenase family protein produces the protein MNKRLKTLSPDQWNLFQKEGYIIVKGLFSEEDLCRIDDTFDEISNVTIPGYFEPDLVTASGDPLKRYPRVMHPHRFNETAKSYMLHKPVLNVLEDLYGEEALAAQSMFYYKPPGSRGQALHQDNFYLQVEPGNCIAAWTAIDPATLENGGLLVVPQTSEHDIVCPEEADSKESFTTHYVKPPKDAAAIPAIMDRGDVLFFNGNLIHGSYRNKTKDQFRRAFICHYANASATHISNHYRPLFRADGSVIDLEINPDGGPCGVEFDNVYPH, from the coding sequence ATGAACAAACGGTTGAAAACGCTATCCCCCGATCAGTGGAATCTGTTTCAAAAGGAAGGGTATATCATCGTAAAAGGGTTGTTTAGTGAGGAAGATCTGTGCCGGATTGATGATACTTTTGATGAGATCAGTAATGTAACTATTCCAGGTTATTTCGAACCTGATTTGGTGACTGCTTCAGGCGATCCTCTAAAACGTTACCCAAGGGTCATGCATCCGCACCGTTTCAATGAAACGGCCAAATCCTATATGCTACATAAACCGGTACTTAATGTACTTGAAGATCTCTATGGTGAAGAAGCGTTAGCTGCACAAAGTATGTTCTATTATAAGCCACCCGGCTCCCGAGGTCAGGCACTGCATCAAGACAATTTTTATTTGCAGGTAGAGCCTGGCAACTGTATAGCAGCTTGGACTGCCATTGATCCTGCTACGCTTGAGAATGGTGGACTGCTTGTAGTCCCTCAAACTAGCGAGCATGACATCGTATGTCCGGAAGAGGCGGACTCCAAAGAGTCTTTTACGACGCACTATGTGAAACCGCCAAAGGATGCAGCAGCCATACCCGCAATTATGGATCGCGGAGATGTATTGTTCTTTAATGGAAATCTCATTCACGGTTCGTACCGAAATAAAACCAAAGATCAATTCCGCCGCGCTTTTATATGTCACTATGCGAATGCATCCGCCACTCATATCAGTAATCATTATCGTCCTCTATTTCGTGCAGACGGTTCTGTTATTGATCTAGAGATAAATCCGGATGGGGGACCTTGCGGTGTAGAGTTCGATAATGTTTATCCTCATTAA
- a CDS encoding helix-turn-helix domain-containing protein: protein MAPQYQTVNYTATSYGDILSGHFNEDDTYSHSRPKGMGDWLMVCTLEGEGYFHTPEGCKHIHAGELGLLRADTPHEYGTVKGSRWNFIWVHFHKLMEISYLPQEEFLIVPIAEGYTQKRVIDGLEHILYHARERSDYWYALCENTIREIILLLAQQLHRKHDPRIILTLQNLSHSMNNEIRIQELADAAGLSSSRLSHLFKEEIGESIIEHVNRMRIKQAAIYMEHMGRTATEAAHDVGFNNYNHFAHLFRRMVGVSPAKFRKDKG, encoded by the coding sequence ATGGCTCCTCAATATCAAACTGTGAATTATACAGCTACAAGTTACGGCGATATTCTGAGCGGACATTTTAATGAAGACGACACATATAGTCACAGTCGTCCCAAGGGAATGGGAGACTGGCTCATGGTATGCACACTCGAAGGGGAAGGATATTTCCATACACCCGAGGGGTGTAAACATATCCATGCAGGAGAACTTGGACTACTACGTGCCGATACTCCTCATGAATATGGTACAGTGAAAGGCAGTCGCTGGAACTTTATCTGGGTTCATTTTCATAAACTGATGGAAATAAGTTATTTGCCTCAAGAAGAGTTTCTTATTGTACCTATCGCGGAGGGATATACACAAAAGCGAGTTATCGATGGATTGGAACATATCCTCTACCATGCAAGAGAACGATCAGATTATTGGTATGCTTTATGTGAAAATACAATTCGGGAGATTATCTTGCTGCTCGCACAGCAATTACATAGAAAGCACGACCCGCGAATTATCCTTACTTTGCAAAACCTGTCTCACTCTATGAATAACGAGATACGAATTCAAGAGTTAGCAGATGCAGCCGGCTTATCTTCTTCAAGACTGTCCCATCTTTTTAAAGAAGAAATAGGTGAAAGTATTATTGAACATGTGAATCGAATGAGAATCAAGCAGGCTGCCATCTATATGGAACATATGGGGAGAACGGCAACCGAAGCAGCACATGATGTAGGATTTAATAACTATAATCATTTTGCCCATCTCTTTCGTAGAATGGTAGGGGTAAGCCCAGCAAAGTTTAGAAAAGATAAAGGATAA
- a CDS encoding MFS transporter: MQLATIFIGFIIFGFSENSKGPAIPRIQFDFMLNESQLGTLLSLNALGYLLACSFTAYLTRIWGIKRVTVISFASMALSGIFIFFSQHYAMFSASYFLMYIGNGMLEIGLAILGARIFVKNTGTMMNLTHGFYGLSSTVAPLIATGLMKVTINGYTLDWRGMYLVMLLLSIIPIVFALFSSFPGDDISREDRVPLKTLIKDPVLWLMVLILSFGVVSELAVGGWLVNFLEKAYDWDTVAASGMLSAFFLCFSLARLLLGPLTDKIGFTLSLTIFSGISAVCTFIAIFGGEELAFFFAAAGIGIAMIYPTVMAFIARRYPNGSDTAITFTVTLMGVGSVIGNYLIGLVIEITKGIFGADTQLGLYRGLQAGYGFIGLCAALCMITGIVLYIYLGKRKEII; the protein is encoded by the coding sequence ATGCAGCTTGCTACCATATTTATCGGTTTTATCATTTTTGGTTTCTCAGAAAATAGTAAAGGACCTGCGATTCCACGAATTCAATTCGATTTTATGTTAAATGAGTCTCAGCTGGGTACCTTATTATCGCTTAATGCGTTAGGTTATTTGCTTGCTTGTTCATTTACAGCTTACCTGACAAGAATATGGGGAATCAAACGGGTGACGGTTATATCTTTTGCTTCTATGGCTCTCTCGGGAATATTCATTTTTTTCTCGCAGCATTATGCCATGTTTTCAGCTTCATATTTCTTAATGTATATCGGTAACGGGATGCTGGAGATCGGGCTAGCCATACTGGGGGCTCGTATTTTTGTTAAGAACACGGGCACGATGATGAATTTAACTCACGGTTTCTATGGTCTGAGTTCAACGGTAGCCCCGCTTATTGCAACAGGTCTAATGAAGGTTACCATTAACGGTTATACACTGGACTGGCGTGGAATGTATCTTGTTATGCTGCTATTATCTATTATTCCTATTGTTTTCGCGCTGTTTAGTTCTTTTCCTGGCGATGATATTTCAAGGGAAGACCGTGTTCCTCTTAAAACGCTAATTAAAGATCCTGTTTTATGGCTCATGGTGCTTATCCTATCCTTTGGTGTTGTATCCGAGTTGGCTGTAGGAGGCTGGCTCGTTAACTTTTTAGAAAAAGCTTACGATTGGGATACCGTTGCCGCATCGGGAATGCTCTCTGCCTTCTTCTTATGTTTTTCACTTGCAAGACTATTGCTTGGACCGTTAACAGATAAAATTGGTTTTACATTATCCTTAACTATTTTTTCGGGGATCTCTGCGGTTTGTACGTTTATTGCTATTTTTGGCGGGGAAGAACTAGCTTTTTTCTTTGCCGCTGCTGGAATAGGGATTGCTATGATTTATCCAACGGTAATGGCATTTATTGCTAGGAGATATCCTAATGGGAGTGACACGGCCATTACTTTTACGGTAACGCTTATGGGAGTCGGCAGTGTCATAGGTAATTATCTAATCGGGTTAGTTATCGAAATAACAAAAGGTATTTTCGGAGCAGATACTCAGCTAGGGCTATATCGCGGACTCCAAGCCGGGTATGGATTTATCGGTTTATGTGCAGCTTTGTGCATGATAACCGGAATAGTTCTATATATTTATTTAGGTAAAAGGAAAGAGATCATTTGA